A window of Solea solea chromosome 18, fSolSol10.1, whole genome shotgun sequence contains these coding sequences:
- the eif4eb gene encoding eukaryotic translation initiation factor 4eb, with protein MATAEPEINPGPPQPDEDGAEETGQEIVSPDAYIKHPLQNRWSLWFFKNDKSKTWQANLRLISKFDTVEDFWALYNHIQLSSNLMSGCDYSLFKDGIEPMWEDERNKRGGRWLITLNKQQRRADLDRFWLETLLCLVGEAFDDYSDEVCGAVVNIRTKGDKIAVWTSDFENRDAVTHIGRVYKERLGIPMKMTIGYQSHSDTSTKSGSTTKNKFVV; from the exons ATGGCGACCGCCGAACCG GAAATTAACCCAGGTCCACCCCAGCCTGATGAGGACGGAGCTGAGGAGACTGGCCAGGAGATCGTGAGCCCAGATGCCTACATCAAACACCCCCTCCAGAACAG aTGGTCTCTGTGGTTCTTCAAGAACGACAAGAGCAAGACGTGGCAGGCCAACCTGCGACTCATCTCTAAATTTGACACAGTTGAAGATTTCTGGGC TCTCTACAATCACATCCAGCTGTCAAGCAACCTCATGTCAGGCTGCGACTACTCTCTATTTAAG GATGGCATTGAACCCATGTGGGAGGACGAGAGGAACAAGCGCGGCGGCCGCTGGCTGATCACACTCAacaagcagcagaggagagcagACCTGGACCGCTTCTGGCTTGAGACG CTCCTGTGTTTAGTGGGCGAGGCGTTTGACGACTACAGCGACGAGGTCTGCGGCGCCGTCGTCAACATCCGCACAAAAGGAGATAAAATAGCCGTGTGGACGTCAGACTTTGAGAACCGAGATGCTGTGACACACATAGG GAGAGTTTACAAGGAGCGCTTGGGGATCCCCATGAAGATGACCATCGGCTACCAGTCCCACTCAGACACGTCTACCAAAAGCGGTTCAACCACCAAGAACAAGTTTGTTGTTTGA
- the metap1 gene encoding methionine aminopeptidase 1, producing MASTDIRRECETQDCSKDAKLQCPTCIKLGIQGSYFCSQECFKGSWASHKLLHKKAKEDKNQNEPKNCVENDMNTDPWPGYRYTGNLRPHYPLTPMRLVPSDIQRPDYADHPRGMSESEQFLKGTSQIKILCPEDIEGMRVVSTLAREVLDIAAMMVKPGVTTEEIDHAVHLACTARNCYPSPLNYYNFPKSCCTSVNEVICHGIPDRRLLQEGDILNVDITVYHNGFHGDLNETFFIGEVEEAAKKLVQTTYECLMQAIDSVKPGIRYRELGNIIQKHAQASGFSVVRSYCGHGIHRLFHTAPNVPHYAKNKAVGVMKPGHVFTIEPMICEGGWQDETWPDGWTAVTRDGKRSAQFEHTLLVTETGCEILTRRLEENGRAHFLNQM from the exons ATGGCGAGCACCGACATCAGGAGGGAGTGTGAGACACAAGACTGCAGCAAGGACGCTAAACTTCAGTGTCCGACATGTATCAAGCTCGGCATTCAAGGCTCATACTTCTGCTCTCAG GAATGTTTCAAAGGGAGCTGGGCATCTCACAAGTTGCTGCACAAAAAAGCAA AGGAGGACAAGAACCAGAATGAACCCAAGAACTGTGTGGAGAATGACATGAACACAGACCCATGGCCTGGCTACCGCTACACAGGAAATCTACGCCCTCACTACCCCCTG ACTCCTATGAGGCTTGTACCTAGTGACATCCAAAGACCTGACTATGCTGATCATCCCAGAG GAATGTCTGAGTCGGAGCAGTTCCTGAAGGGGACGTCACAGATCAAGATCCTTTGTCCTGAGGACATTGAAGGCATGAGAGTCGTGAGCACG CTGGCAAGAGAGGTCCTGGACATCGCGGCAATGATGGTGAAGCCAGGGGTCACAACAGAGGAAATCGACCACGCTGTGCatttg GCCTGTACAGCGAGGAACTGCTACCCCTCCCCTCTCAACTACTACAACTTTCCCAAATCCTGTTGTACGTCTGTCAATGAAGTCATCTGTCACGGCATCCCAGACAGAAGGCTGCTCCAAGAAGGAGATATCCTCAACG TGGACATCACTGTCTACCACAATGGTTTCCATGGCGACCTCAACGAAACGTTCTTCATCGGGGAGGTGGAAGAAGCGGCGAAGAAGCTGGTCCAGACGACATATGAATGCCTTATGCAAGCCATCGACTCTG TGAAGCCTGGTATCCGTTACAGAGAGTTAGGTAACATCATCCAGAAGCACGCTCAGGCCAGCGGCTTCTCCGTGGTGCGGAGCTACTGTGGCCACGGCATCCACAGACTTTTCCACACTGCCCCCAACGTGCCACACTATGCCA AAAACAAAGCTGTTGGAGTAATGAAGCCCGGCCATGTGTTCACCATCGAGCCCATGATATGTGAAG GTGGCTGGCAGGACGAGACGTGGCCCGACGGCTGGACGGCGGTGACCAGAGACGGGAAGCGCTCGGCTCAGTTTGAACACACTCTGCTGGTGACGGAGACCGGCTGTGAAATCCTCACCCGCCGCCTGGAGGAGAACGGTCGCGCTCATTTCCTGAACCAAATGTAG
- the LOC131444502 gene encoding alcohol dehydrogenase class-3 chain L: MATVGKVIQCRAAVAWEAGKPLSMEEVEVAPPRAGEVRLRVVATGICHTDSYTLSGSDPEGVFPAVLGHEGAGLVESVGDGVVKFKPGDAVIPLYVPQCGECKFCKNPKTNLCQKIRLTQGKGLMPDGTTRFTCKGKSLFHFMGCSTFSEYTVVAEISLARVDDRAPLDKVCLLGCGITTGYGAALNTAKVEAGSTCAVFGLGALGLAAVMGCKAAGAARIIGVDLNPDKFPTAREFGATEVVNPKEHSKAIQDVLVEMTDGGVDYSFECVGNVAIMRAALEACHKGWGTSVIIGVAAAGQEITTRPFQLVTGRTWRGTAFGGYKSVDSVPKLVDEYMNKKLKVDEFVTHTLPFEKITDGFELMHAGKCIRVVLHF, encoded by the exons atggCGACTGTAGGGAAG gtgaTCCAGTGCAGAGCTGCAGTAGCATGGGAGGCCGGGAAACCTCTCAGCATGGAGGAGGTGGAAGTGGCTCCTCCTCGAGCTGGGGAGGTTCGCCTCCGG GTTGTGGCCACAGGAATCTGTCACACTGACTCGTACACGCTGAGCGGTTCTGACCCAGAGGGAGTTTTCCCCGCGGTGTTGGGCCACGAGGGAGCAGGGCTCGTGGAGAGCGTTGGAGACGGCGTTGTCAAGTTTAAACCAG GAGACGCGGTCATTCCTTTATACGTCCCACAGTGTGGAGAGTGCAAGTTCTGTAAAAATCCCAAAACCAACCTGTGCCAGAAGATCAG ACTCACTCAGGGCAAAGGTTTGATGCCCGATGGGACGACACGTTTCacctgcaaaggcaagagcctCTTCCACTTCATGGGCTGCAGCACGTTCTCTGAGTACACTGTGGTGGCCGAGATCTCTCTGGCCAGAGTGGACGACAGGGCCCCGCTGGACAAGGTCTGCCTGCTGGGCTGCGGCATCACCACGGGTTACGGAGCTGCTCTAAACACAGCCAAG GTGGAGGCCGGATCCACCTGTGCCGTGTTCGGCCTCGGGGCGCTGGGCCTCGCAGCCGTCATGGGCTGTAAAGCGGCCGGAGCGGCTCGGATCATCGGAGTCGATCTGAACCCCGACAAGTTTCCCACTGCTCGAGAGTTCGGGGCCACAGAGGTGGTGAACCCCAAGGAGCACAGCAAGGCAATCCAAGACGTCCTGGTGGAGATGACCGATGGAGGCGTGGACTACTCCTTTGAATGTGTGGGCAATGTGGCGATCATG AGAGCAGCACTGGAGGCCTGTCACAAAGGATGGGGCACGAGCGTCATCATCGGAGTGGCAGCAGCCGGACAGGAGATCACCACCCGGCCTTTCCAGCTGGTGACCGGACGCACCTGGAGAGGCACTGCCTTTGGAG GATACAAGAGCGTGGACAGTGTTCCCAAACTGGTGGACGAGTATATGAACAAGAAGCTCAAAGTGGATGAGTTTGTGACTCACACTTTGCCCTTTGAGAAGATCACTGACGGGTTTGAGCTGATGCATGCTGGGAAATG catCCGCGTCGTTCTCCACTTCTAG